The genomic stretch CGGTTGGCCGGACGAAGCGGGTCTACGCCAGCACACCCAACGGTGCGACACTGTTCCTGGTGGCTGAGCTGGCTGCCAACGTGTTCACCTACACGATCACCACCGCAGAGCTGGGCAACGGCGCCCCTCTGGTCACCCAGCAGATGTGCGCGCCGCCGGCCGGCCAGATTATCCGCGAGCACAACGGCCGGCTGTACATCGCCGCCGACAACGTGCTGTGGGTCACGGAGCCCTACGCCCCCGACTGGGTGAACTTGTCCACGGGGTTCATCCTTCAGGAGGACTACATCACGGTCGTGGAGCCGGTGGACGCCGGCGTGTGGCTGGTCTCTGACCAGACTTACTTTTTCCAGGGATCCGGGCCGGAGGACTTCACTATCGGGCAGCGGTTGGCGTATGGTGCGGTGTATGGTACCAGCGCCAGGGTGCCCTACGCACGCGATGTAGTGTGGTACACTTCGAGGGGGCTGGTTCTCGCGACGGGAGACGGACAAGTGACAAACCTTCAAGATCAAGACGTGGCGCCGCACGACGGCACCAGCGGTGCCGCACTGGTACGAGAGCAGGACGGCCTGCGTCAAACCGTGGTCAGTGTGCAGAACGCCTCGGTCTCCCGACTGGCTGCCGACTCCTTCATCCAGATGGAGGTGGTGCGCAAGAGTGGAGGGCTGACGCCGTGATCGAGCTATTCGACCCGCACTTTGTCTACACCTTCCGGTGCTTTGACCGGCACGGCCGATTGAAGTGGGAGTGGACGGAGAAGAACCTCATACCCAATGCCGGGCGGGACTACATCATCGCGGCGGCGTTCAGTGCCGGCAGTCAGTTCGGCACCTGGTACATCAGCCTGTACAGCGGCGCCTACACCCCACAACTCACGGATACCGCCGCCAACTACCCGGCCAACGCGACGGAAATCACCACGGCGTACAGCGAGGCCAACCGCCCCACACTGGTGCCGGACGCGCCGGGCAGCGGCCTGTACACCAACGCGGCCAGCCCGGCAGTGTTCACGTTCACCGCCACGACAACAGTTCAGGGCGGCGGCCTGCACAGCAACTCGGTCAAGGGCGGCACCACTGGTATCCTGGCATCGGTGGTGGCAGCTCCTTCTCCCAAAACAGTAAACGCTGGTGACGTGCTGAACGTCATTGCCGGCGTAGCACTCACCAGTTCTTGAGGACTGATCATGCCCATCTCGACTTACGCGGGTAACCTGGTGCTGGACTGGCTGCTGTCAACGGCCGCAGCAACACGCCCTACCACCTGGTATCTGTCCCTGCACACCGCCGACCCCGGTCTGACGGGCACCGACGAAGTGCTGGTGGGAACCGATGCAGCCTATGTGCGCAAGGCCATTACCTTCGCGGCGGCCAGCGGGCTGACCAAAGCAACGGATGCCGGCGTTACCTGGACGGCGGACGCGGCGGCGACCACTTATATCGTGACCCACGTCGGCATTTGGGACGCGCTGACTGGCGGCAACTTTCTGAACTATGGCGAGCTGGCCGTACCCGAGACTATAGAGGCCAGCGGGTCACTGAACCTGTCGGCTGGGCGCGTCATCGCGTCCATTGCGTGAGGATCTGACATGGCGATTCAAATCAGTTCGGGGCTGCGCAACCACATGCTGATCTCCGGCAGCTTCAAAAGCGGGCTGGACGGCGGTGTGCTGAAGATTTTTGCGGGTGCCATGCCCTCGACGGCGGATGCCGACAGCTCGGCACTGACGGTGCTCTGCACGATCTCACTGGACGCCACAGGTACGGGCATCACGTTTGCCAGTACGGTATCGGCTGGCATCCTGGCCAAGAACGCCAGCGAAATTTGGCGTGGGCAGATTACGGCCACCGGTACGGCGTCGTTCTTCCGTTGGATGGCCATCTCGGACACCGGAGCACTCAGCACCACCGAGAAGCGAGTGCAGGGCACGGTAGGACTGGCGGGTGCGGACCTCAACTTCAGCAGCCTCAGCTTCGTGTCTGGCAACTACAAGGTGATCGACTCGTTGAACGTGGCGCTGCCGCTGATCTGACTGTGGCTGGCATACCTGCCGGCCTGTTCGTGGAGGCTTAGGAGGTGGCGAATACACTATATAAGCCTCTGATCTACGAGATCATCCCCGGTACGGAAGGCACGGCCTCCGGTACGACCAGTACTACCAGTATCGGTGACGGCAGTGGCGTGACCTACTCACCGCCGACGGAAGAAACGGAAGTTGTACTCCTTGTCCCGGTGACGGAGACAGCCTTCTACCCTGGCTATGGGTACGGCTCGACTGGGATCGTTACTTATGAACCGGTCATAGTTACCGTGCCGGCATCGGGGGGTGGTCGCCAGTCTTCGCCGTTACTACAGGATGGATCTGGTGGCGGGTACGGTGAGGTGTCATCTCCGCCGGAACCGCCCACCCCGGCACAGGTCAACACTTACTTCGACCGCCAGTGGAACAGCTTGGCGGACACGATCAGTGCCGTCGCGCCCGGCGACTACATCGAGTGCC from Candidatus Macondimonas diazotrophica encodes the following:
- a CDS encoding phage tail fiber protein is translated as MPISTYAGNLVLDWLLSTAAATRPTTWYLSLHTADPGLTGTDEVLVGTDAAYVRKAITFAAASGLTKATDAGVTWTADAAATTYIVTHVGIWDALTGGNFLNYGELAVPETIEASGSLNLSAGRVIASIA